One genomic region from Stackebrandtia nassauensis DSM 44728 encodes:
- a CDS encoding DEAD/DEAH box helicase, translating to MVWWGGGSDLVEAVRKHGLPDGAPGRLRLAVPTQDGDGFTVDRFPVRLVPLTQAAPALAALRVDKHTSDSLRAWRAAAILALSQPDPGKLAELAEMMPAAAHALCRDEASLWPADTLVSAFAHATRATYMSEKDTARELRDAQEELAPDARVEATLRPYQRRGLAWLRAVAAHHRGALLADDMGLGKTLQTIALLAERTSNRPHLVVCPTSVVGNWTREIARFAPDLPVVLHHGPSRREVARFPDGAVVVTSYNLLLRDIDLLSILDWDVVVLDEAQQIKNQASQTAKAARILPAQARVALTGTPVENRLGELWSIMDFVNPGILGSYSRFQKRFASPIESRADARVTERLRGIVQPFLLRRLKSEVAADLPAKQESTVACTLTSEQAKLYSAAVERAMNDGLGSGFERHGRVLKLLTELKQICNHPAQFLRQEHPLTGRSGKLARATEMLAEAVAEGAQSLVFTQYRVMGELLATHLAAELGLEKVPFLHGGVSQPGRDAMVAEFQSGDDPPPILIVSLKAGGTGLNLTAATHVLHYDRWWNPAVEDQATDRAHRIGQTKPVTVYKLVTGGTLEERISDLLERKRSLAESIVGTGEDWITNMDDKQLRQLIELSDVAVTE from the coding sequence ATGGTTTGGTGGGGCGGGGGCTCCGATCTCGTCGAAGCCGTCCGCAAACACGGACTCCCCGACGGCGCTCCCGGCAGACTCCGACTGGCGGTCCCCACACAGGACGGTGACGGTTTCACCGTCGACAGGTTCCCGGTGCGGCTGGTCCCGTTGACGCAGGCCGCTCCCGCGCTGGCGGCGCTGCGTGTCGACAAGCACACCAGTGACTCACTGCGCGCCTGGCGGGCCGCCGCGATCCTGGCACTGTCGCAACCGGACCCGGGCAAGCTGGCCGAACTGGCGGAGATGATGCCCGCCGCCGCCCACGCCCTGTGCCGGGACGAGGCGAGTCTGTGGCCCGCCGACACCCTCGTCAGCGCCTTCGCCCATGCCACCCGGGCGACCTATATGTCCGAGAAGGACACCGCGCGGGAGCTGCGCGACGCCCAGGAGGAGCTGGCCCCCGACGCCCGGGTGGAGGCCACGCTGCGTCCCTACCAGCGGCGCGGGCTGGCCTGGCTGCGCGCCGTCGCGGCCCACCACCGCGGCGCGCTGCTGGCCGACGACATGGGTCTGGGCAAGACGCTGCAGACCATCGCGCTGTTGGCGGAACGGACCTCCAACCGTCCACATCTGGTGGTGTGCCCCACGTCGGTGGTCGGCAACTGGACCCGTGAGATCGCCCGGTTCGCGCCGGACCTCCCGGTTGTGCTCCACCATGGACCGTCGCGTCGCGAAGTGGCCCGTTTTCCCGATGGTGCGGTCGTTGTCACCAGCTATAATCTCCTGCTGCGCGATATCGACCTTTTGTCCATACTTGATTGGGATGTGGTTGTTCTCGATGAGGCCCAGCAGATCAAGAATCAGGCATCCCAGACCGCCAAAGCCGCCCGAATTCTGCCCGCCCAGGCTCGCGTCGCATTGACCGGTACCCCGGTGGAAAACCGGCTGGGTGAACTGTGGTCAATTATGGATTTCGTGAATCCCGGCATTCTCGGCTCATATTCACGGTTCCAGAAACGATTCGCCAGCCCGATCGAATCGCGCGCCGACGCCCGCGTCACCGAACGACTGCGCGGCATCGTGCAGCCGTTCCTGTTGCGCCGCCTCAAAAGCGAGGTGGCCGCGGATCTGCCCGCCAAGCAGGAGTCCACTGTCGCGTGCACGCTGACGTCCGAACAGGCCAAACTGTATTCGGCCGCCGTGGAGCGAGCCATGAACGACGGCCTGGGTTCCGGTTTCGAGCGGCACGGCCGGGTCCTCAAACTGCTGACCGAACTCAAGCAGATCTGCAACCATCCGGCGCAGTTCCTGCGTCAGGAGCACCCGCTGACCGGTCGCTCCGGAAAGCTCGCCCGCGCCACCGAGATGCTCGCCGAGGCCGTCGCCGAGGGCGCCCAGTCGCTGGTGTTCACGCAGTACCGGGTGATGGGCGAGCTGTTGGCCACGCACCTGGCCGCCGAGCTGGGGCTGGAGAAAGTGCCGTTCCTGCACGGCGGGGTCTCGCAGCCCGGCCGGGACGCGATGGTGGCCGAGTTCCAGTCGGGCGACGATCCGCCGCCCATCCTCATCGTCAGTCTCAAGGCGGGCGGCACCGGTCTCAACCTCACCGCCGCCACCCACGTCCTGCACTACGACCGGTGGTGGAACCCGGCCGTGGAGGACCAGGCCACCGACCGGGCGCACCGCATCGGACAGACCAAGCCCGTAACCGTCTACAAGCTCGTCACCGGCGGCACGCTCGAGGAGCGCATCTCGGACCTGTTGGAGCGCAAGCGTTCCCTGGCCGAGTCGATCGTCGGCACCGGGGAGGACTGGATCACCAACATGGACGACAAGCAGCTGCGGCAGCTGATCGAGCTGTCCGACGTGGCGGTGACCGAATGA
- a CDS encoding sigma-70 family RNA polymerase sigma factor has product MSVETTTAIRTDEVAEERDLVGVYLHEISKTPLLDAAAEVDLAKAVEAGLYAQRLIGDDQQPEGVTEAELGRLVLDGQKAKEQFIKANLRLVVSIARRYVRSGMPMLDLIQEGNTGLVRAVEKFDYQRGFKFSTYATWWIRQAISRAIAQQERTVRLPVHLVEDVNRMRNTARQLTRELGADPEPEQIANALGVTVERVNELIRWSQDTVSLDTPIGDDGDTNLGDLVADSDEPTPEDVVIAGMERERIDMMLGHLDERSAGIVKARYGLEDGREHSLTEVAHRFALSRERIRQLEIQALARLKELAGDGGFANESRLGAAALIHRRKHA; this is encoded by the coding sequence TTGAGCGTAGAAACAACGACTGCGATTCGCACTGATGAGGTCGCTGAGGAACGTGACCTGGTCGGCGTGTACCTGCACGAGATTTCGAAGACGCCGCTGCTTGACGCCGCGGCCGAAGTCGATCTCGCCAAGGCCGTCGAGGCAGGCCTGTACGCACAGCGGCTCATCGGTGACGACCAGCAGCCCGAAGGGGTGACCGAGGCCGAGCTGGGGCGGCTGGTACTCGACGGGCAAAAAGCCAAGGAACAGTTCATCAAGGCCAACCTCCGGTTGGTCGTTTCGATCGCGCGACGTTACGTCCGCAGCGGCATGCCGATGCTGGACCTGATCCAGGAGGGCAACACCGGCCTGGTCAGGGCCGTGGAGAAGTTCGACTACCAGCGTGGTTTCAAGTTCTCCACCTATGCGACCTGGTGGATCCGCCAGGCCATCAGCCGCGCCATCGCCCAGCAGGAACGTACCGTCCGACTGCCCGTGCACCTGGTCGAGGACGTCAACCGGATGCGCAACACCGCCCGCCAGCTCACCAGGGAACTGGGCGCCGACCCCGAGCCCGAGCAGATCGCCAACGCGCTCGGCGTCACCGTGGAACGTGTCAACGAGCTGATCCGCTGGTCCCAGGACACCGTCTCCCTCGACACCCCCATCGGTGACGACGGCGACACCAACCTCGGTGACCTGGTGGCCGACTCCGACGAACCCACCCCGGAAGACGTGGTCATCGCCGGTATGGAGCGGGAGCGCATCGACATGATGCTCGGACACCTGGACGAGCGCTCGGCGGGCATCGTCAAGGCTCGCTACGGGCTCGAGGACGGCCGGGAGCACTCGCTGACAGAGGTGGCCCACCGCTTCGCCCTGTCACGTGAGCGCATCCGGCAGCTGGAGATCCAGGCGCTGGCCCGGTTGAAGGAACTGGCCGGGGATGGCGGTTTCGCCAACGAGAGCCGCCTGGGAGCGGCAGCTTTAATCCACCGTAGAAAACACGCCTGA
- a CDS encoding MerR family transcriptional regulator produces the protein MRVAELSRTSGVPVPSIKYYLRAGLLPPGERTAPNQADYGDSHVHRLRLIRALIEVGGLSVAAVKEVLESVDAQGADLHEALGSAFAATLPARTAEEESEYTETARRTAADLIERHGWLVGSDSKNVEALVSALAVMYRLQQHDVESMVELYAQHANTMATREVAWVAERGDIDAVVEAAVVGTFIGGAVFNAMRVIVHESASKKTLAAS, from the coding sequence ATGCGCGTCGCCGAACTGAGCCGCACGTCGGGGGTACCGGTGCCCAGCATCAAGTACTACCTGCGGGCGGGACTGCTGCCGCCGGGCGAGCGCACCGCGCCCAACCAGGCCGACTACGGCGACAGTCACGTGCACCGGCTCCGGCTGATCCGGGCGCTCATCGAGGTGGGCGGGCTGTCGGTCGCCGCGGTCAAGGAGGTGCTGGAGTCCGTGGACGCCCAGGGCGCCGACCTGCACGAGGCGCTGGGCTCGGCCTTCGCGGCGACGCTGCCGGCCCGCACCGCCGAAGAGGAGTCGGAGTACACCGAGACCGCCCGCCGCACCGCCGCCGACCTCATCGAACGGCACGGCTGGCTGGTGGGGTCCGACTCCAAGAACGTGGAGGCGCTGGTGTCGGCGCTGGCGGTGATGTACCGGCTGCAACAGCACGACGTCGAGTCGATGGTCGAGCTCTACGCCCAGCACGCCAACACGATGGCCACCCGGGAGGTCGCCTGGGTCGCCGAACGCGGCGACATCGACGCGGTGGTGGAGGCCGCGGTCGTGGGTACCTTTATCGGCGGTGCGGTGTTCAACGCGATGCGTGTCATCGTCCACGAGAGCGCCTCCAAGAAGACCCTCGCCGCCAGCTGA
- the mscL gene encoding large conductance mechanosensitive channel protein MscL yields MFKGFRDFLLRGNVVDLAVAVVMGAAMTALVGAFTAAFLDPLIKLVTGGQDVGGKFYVNGVAFDYGAFITAVITFALTAAVIYFFVVVPVRKAVERLKRAEDAATPAEAEEIALLREIRDELRSRR; encoded by the coding sequence ATGTTCAAAGGTTTCCGAGATTTCCTGTTGCGCGGCAACGTCGTCGACCTGGCCGTGGCGGTCGTCATGGGTGCCGCCATGACCGCCCTGGTGGGGGCGTTCACCGCGGCCTTCCTGGATCCGTTGATAAAACTGGTGACCGGCGGTCAGGACGTCGGCGGCAAGTTCTACGTCAACGGGGTGGCGTTCGATTACGGAGCGTTCATCACCGCTGTCATCACCTTCGCGTTGACGGCGGCCGTCATCTACTTCTTCGTCGTGGTCCCGGTACGCAAGGCGGTGGAGCGGTTGAAGCGCGCCGAGGACGCGGCGACTCCGGCCGAGGCCGAGGAGATCGCGCTGCTGCGCGAGATCCGCGACGAGTTGCGGTCCCGTCGCTAA
- a CDS encoding peptidase C39 family protein, whose protein sequence is MRKHMSRRAVLTAAGVAATATVVASRLALANETTGKAKAGAEANVEFHGWRSAEQWGQGEAQGVIVKTDGRVGIVIDEAADVVEYADPHTGETSEWEIATWTSPVRELEFGASQLIASWNVDTPAGSFLKVEMKGRYQDGEETPWYVMGVWALGEDDITRTSVNDQSDSRSAIEADTFVIGKPDKYQLKSYQLRLTLHRKPGTDITPTVWRTGAMSSFVPDRFEVPATEPGVAAGVELDVPRYSQMIHEGQYPEYGGGGEAWCSPTSSQMIIESFGRKLSPEDLAWVDPDFDDPQICHAARYTFDKAYDGCGNWPFNAAYAASFEEMDAIVTRLNSLADAETLIKAGFPVITSQSFIEEELDGAGYGTAGHLMTVIGFTAEGDVIANDPASKDNDAVRRVYKRRQFENIWLRTKRKDANGKELSGSGGVCYLYKPTDKEWPDLPGIGD, encoded by the coding sequence ATGAGGAAACACATGTCGCGACGGGCAGTTCTGACCGCAGCGGGCGTTGCCGCGACCGCGACGGTCGTCGCTTCCCGCCTCGCCCTGGCGAATGAGACAACCGGGAAGGCGAAAGCAGGGGCGGAGGCGAATGTGGAATTCCACGGATGGCGGTCGGCCGAACAATGGGGTCAGGGGGAGGCCCAGGGTGTGATCGTGAAGACCGACGGCCGCGTCGGCATCGTCATCGACGAGGCCGCCGACGTCGTCGAGTACGCCGATCCGCACACCGGCGAGACCTCCGAATGGGAGATCGCCACCTGGACCTCGCCGGTCCGGGAACTGGAGTTCGGCGCCAGCCAGCTGATCGCGTCCTGGAACGTCGACACCCCGGCGGGCTCGTTCCTCAAGGTCGAGATGAAGGGCCGCTACCAGGACGGCGAGGAGACCCCTTGGTACGTCATGGGTGTGTGGGCGCTGGGCGAGGACGACATCACCCGCACCTCCGTCAACGACCAGTCCGACAGCCGCAGCGCCATCGAGGCCGACACCTTCGTCATCGGCAAGCCGGACAAGTACCAGCTGAAGTCCTACCAGCTGCGGCTCACCCTGCACCGCAAGCCCGGAACCGACATCACCCCGACGGTGTGGCGCACCGGCGCGATGAGCTCCTTCGTCCCCGACCGCTTCGAGGTCCCGGCCACCGAGCCCGGCGTCGCGGCCGGTGTCGAGCTGGACGTGCCGCGCTACTCGCAGATGATCCACGAGGGACAGTACCCGGAGTACGGTGGCGGCGGTGAGGCCTGGTGCTCGCCGACCTCCTCGCAGATGATCATCGAATCCTTCGGCCGCAAGCTTTCCCCCGAGGACCTGGCCTGGGTCGACCCCGACTTCGACGACCCGCAGATCTGCCACGCGGCCCGGTACACCTTCGACAAGGCCTACGACGGCTGCGGCAACTGGCCCTTCAACGCCGCCTACGCCGCGTCCTTCGAGGAGATGGACGCCATCGTGACCCGGCTGAACTCGCTGGCCGACGCCGAGACCCTCATCAAGGCGGGCTTCCCCGTCATCACCTCGCAGTCGTTCATCGAGGAGGAACTCGACGGCGCCGGCTACGGCACCGCGGGCCACCTCATGACCGTCATCGGCTTCACCGCCGAGGGCGACGTCATCGCCAACGACCCGGCCTCCAAGGACAACGACGCCGTCCGCCGCGTGTACAAGCGACGCCAGTTCGAGAACATCTGGCTGCGCACCAAACGCAAGGACGCCAACGGCAAGGAGCTGTCCGGCTCCGGCGGTGTGTGCTACCTGTACAAGCCGACCGACAAGGAATGGCCCGACCTGCCCGGCATCGGCGACTGA
- a CDS encoding C40 family peptidase — protein MPAVYPESNGDSPSSRKLIRSLVGTGLTAAVIAIAVALPDQAAAKPSLEDKLKTVSSELKDAKSDLADLKERRSDVKGEARTAQAKLDEAPEAVTEAVAAVDDATSPIDRLSVLSGYGSSQTAELAEAVGDRAEAAEQTKRLSGDIDDLEDKVDDLTDKRDKLKNKLAEAASESGSGKSGDDSPSVSSDGAGAVAFAKAQLGDAYVFGSTGPDTWDCSSLTQAAWSAAGKSIGRDTYAQWDNMTHIDRADLSPGDLVFYNSQGHVAMYVGGGKVIHAPQEGETVKYSPIDMMPIDGYTTPS, from the coding sequence ATGCCCGCCGTATACCCGGAATCCAACGGCGATTCCCCCTCCTCCCGGAAACTCATCCGTTCCCTCGTCGGCACCGGCCTGACCGCAGCGGTCATCGCCATCGCCGTCGCACTCCCCGACCAGGCCGCGGCCAAGCCGAGCCTGGAGGACAAACTCAAGACCGTCTCGTCCGAACTCAAGGACGCCAAATCGGATCTGGCCGACCTGAAGGAACGCCGCTCCGACGTCAAGGGCGAGGCCAGGACCGCCCAGGCGAAACTGGACGAGGCCCCCGAGGCCGTCACGGAAGCCGTGGCGGCCGTCGACGACGCCACCTCCCCCATCGACCGGCTCAGCGTCCTGTCCGGTTACGGCAGCTCTCAGACCGCCGAACTGGCCGAGGCCGTCGGCGACCGCGCCGAGGCCGCCGAGCAGACCAAGCGGCTGTCCGGCGACATCGACGACCTGGAGGACAAGGTCGACGACCTCACCGACAAGCGCGACAAGCTGAAGAACAAGCTCGCCGAGGCCGCCTCCGAGTCCGGTTCCGGCAAGTCCGGCGACGACTCCCCCTCGGTGTCGTCCGACGGCGCCGGCGCGGTGGCCTTCGCCAAGGCCCAGCTGGGCGACGCCTACGTGTTCGGGTCCACCGGCCCCGACACCTGGGACTGCTCCAGCCTGACCCAGGCCGCGTGGTCGGCCGCTGGCAAGAGCATCGGCCGCGACACCTACGCGCAGTGGGACAACATGACCCACATCGACCGCGCCGACCTGAGCCCCGGCGACCTGGTGTTCTACAACTCGCAGGGCCACGTCGCGATGTACGTCGGCGGCGGCAAGGTCATCCACGCCCCGCAGGAGGGCGAGACCGTCAAGTACTCCCCGATCGACATGATGCCGATCGACGGCTACACCACCCCGTCGTAG
- a CDS encoding ArsR/SmtB family transcription factor, with protein MATTEGPPRDAIDIVDVMAALGNRRRLEIVAALADGQERTCGVLRGQTPKSTMTHHWRTLRDAGVIWQRPHGREHMLRLRREDLEARFPGLLDAVL; from the coding sequence ATGGCTACCACCGAAGGCCCACCCCGCGACGCGATCGACATCGTCGACGTCATGGCCGCCCTGGGAAACCGGCGCCGCCTGGAGATCGTGGCGGCGCTGGCGGACGGACAGGAGCGCACCTGCGGCGTGCTGCGTGGCCAGACCCCGAAGTCGACGATGACCCACCACTGGCGGACGCTGCGCGACGCGGGCGTCATCTGGCAGCGCCCGCACGGGCGTGAGCACATGCTCCGGTTGCGTCGCGAGGACCTCGAGGCCCGGTTCCCCGGACTGCTCGACGCCGTCCTCTAG
- a CDS encoding sensor histidine kinase: protein MKRGHLRIYLGAAPGVGKTYAALEEARRRVARGTDVVVGFVETHGRRSTAALLDGLEVLPRHSVGYRGTAFEEFDVDAVLRRRPEVAVVDELAHTNVPGSRNQKRWQDIDELLDAGINVISTVNIQHLESLNDVVTKITGVPQQETVPDEVVRRAEQVELADLTPEALRRRMTHGNVYPPEKIDAALSNYFRVGNLTALRELALLWLADKVEDQLSKYRSDKDIKDTWESKERVVVALSGDAEGDTLIRRAKRIAARSGGADLRAVYVASGDGLAGARNAKNLARQRLLVESMGGTFHQVIGDDIPTALLDFARGVNATQLVLGASRRGRFAQILSTGVGVTTTAKSGSIDVHLVTHDRVAKVKRPTSPAPLSRQRRITGFTATILGLPALVAALLPLRDDLNATSIMLIMLTAVMGIALTGGMWPAVLAAVGGFLLVNFFFLPPLYTFAIGDQEHLLALCVFVFVGFVGATVVNILAARTRQAGRASAEAQTLSILAGSVLRGEDALPALMNQMLDTFGLTSVTLLERRRDGVGPDERHDPADWTMVACAGTPCASPGEAETDIPIDDKLSLALKGRTLDAADRRIVEAFAMQAAVALKQERLAAEAATARPLAAADKMRTALLAAVSHDLRTPLASAKAAVAGLRGNGDMFSAADRDELLLTADESLDRLDRLVSNLLDMSRLQAGALGAHTIPIGLEEVVPTALDELGEAGREVRLDVAGDLPEVAADPGLLERIIVNVVGNALRHSPPGTPPLVKAGAHDDIVELRVIDHGPGVPDVDQEQLFTPFQRLGDRDNASGVGLGLALSRGLAEAMSGTLTAENTPGGGLTMVLSLPQAGVNIDMESNPRQEES from the coding sequence ATGAAACGCGGGCACCTTCGCATCTATCTCGGGGCCGCCCCCGGTGTGGGCAAGACCTACGCGGCACTGGAGGAGGCGCGGCGCCGGGTCGCGCGCGGCACCGACGTCGTCGTCGGTTTCGTGGAGACCCACGGCCGCCGCTCCACCGCGGCGCTGCTGGACGGCCTGGAGGTCCTCCCCCGCCACTCGGTGGGCTACCGGGGCACCGCGTTCGAGGAGTTCGACGTGGACGCGGTGCTGCGGCGGCGTCCCGAGGTGGCGGTGGTGGACGAACTGGCGCACACCAACGTTCCCGGTTCCCGCAACCAGAAACGCTGGCAGGACATCGACGAACTGCTCGACGCCGGGATCAACGTCATCTCCACCGTCAACATCCAGCACCTGGAGTCGCTCAACGACGTGGTCACGAAGATCACCGGGGTGCCGCAGCAGGAGACCGTGCCCGACGAGGTGGTGCGCCGCGCCGAACAGGTGGAGCTGGCCGACCTGACGCCGGAGGCGCTGCGGCGGCGGATGACCCATGGCAACGTCTACCCGCCGGAGAAGATCGACGCGGCGTTGTCGAACTACTTCCGGGTCGGCAACCTGACCGCGCTGCGGGAGCTGGCGCTGCTGTGGCTGGCCGACAAGGTCGAGGACCAGTTGTCGAAGTACCGCAGCGACAAGGACATCAAGGACACCTGGGAGTCCAAGGAGCGGGTGGTGGTGGCGCTGTCGGGTGACGCCGAGGGCGACACGCTGATCCGCCGCGCCAAACGCATCGCGGCGCGCAGTGGCGGCGCCGACCTGCGCGCGGTGTACGTCGCCAGCGGCGACGGGCTGGCCGGGGCCCGCAACGCGAAGAACCTGGCCCGGCAGCGGCTGCTGGTGGAGAGCATGGGCGGCACCTTCCACCAGGTCATCGGGGACGACATCCCGACGGCGCTGTTGGACTTCGCGCGCGGCGTCAACGCCACCCAGCTGGTGCTGGGCGCCTCCCGCCGGGGCCGGTTCGCGCAGATCCTGTCGACCGGCGTCGGGGTCACCACGACCGCGAAGTCGGGTTCCATCGACGTCCACCTCGTCACCCACGACCGGGTCGCCAAGGTGAAACGGCCGACGTCCCCGGCGCCGTTGAGCCGCCAGCGGCGGATCACCGGTTTCACCGCCACGATCCTCGGGCTTCCGGCGCTGGTCGCGGCCCTGCTGCCGTTGCGCGACGACCTCAACGCCACCAGCATCATGCTGATCATGCTGACCGCGGTCATGGGCATCGCGCTGACCGGCGGCATGTGGCCCGCCGTGCTGGCGGCGGTCGGCGGTTTCCTGCTGGTCAACTTCTTCTTCCTGCCGCCGCTGTACACCTTCGCCATCGGCGACCAGGAACACCTGCTCGCGTTGTGCGTCTTCGTGTTCGTCGGTTTCGTCGGCGCGACGGTCGTCAACATCCTGGCCGCCCGCACCCGGCAGGCGGGCCGCGCCAGCGCCGAGGCCCAGACACTGTCCATACTGGCCGGAAGCGTGCTGCGGGGCGAGGACGCGCTGCCCGCCCTGATGAACCAGATGCTCGACACCTTCGGCCTGACCTCGGTGACGCTGCTGGAGCGACGCCGCGACGGCGTCGGCCCCGACGAGCGCCACGACCCGGCCGACTGGACGATGGTGGCCTGCGCGGGCACCCCGTGCGCCAGTCCCGGCGAGGCCGAGACCGACATCCCCATCGACGACAAACTGTCGCTGGCCCTCAAGGGCCGCACCCTGGACGCCGCCGACCGCCGCATCGTGGAGGCGTTCGCGATGCAGGCCGCCGTGGCGCTCAAGCAGGAACGGCTGGCCGCCGAGGCGGCCACCGCCCGGCCGCTGGCCGCCGCCGACAAGATGCGCACCGCGCTGTTGGCGGCGGTGTCGCACGACCTGCGCACCCCGCTGGCCTCGGCGAAGGCGGCGGTGGCGGGCCTGCGCGGCAACGGCGACATGTTCTCCGCCGCCGACCGCGACGAGCTGCTGCTCACCGCCGACGAATCGCTGGACCGGCTCGACCGGCTGGTGTCGAACCTGCTGGACATGAGCCGGTTGCAGGCCGGGGCGCTGGGAGCGCACACCATCCCCATCGGACTGGAGGAGGTGGTGCCCACGGCGCTCGACGAACTGGGCGAGGCCGGACGCGAGGTGCGGCTCGACGTCGCCGGTGACCTGCCCGAGGTCGCCGCCGACCCGGGGCTGCTGGAGCGGATCATCGTCAACGTCGTCGGCAACGCGTTGCGGCACAGCCCGCCCGGCACCCCGCCGCTGGTCAAGGCGGGAGCCCACGACGACATCGTGGAACTGCGCGTCATCGACCACGGTCCCGGAGTGCCCGATGTGGACCAAGAACAGCTGTTCACCCCGTTCCAGCGGCTGGGCGACCGCGACAACGCCAGCGGCGTCGGCCTCGGGCTGGCGCTGTCGCGGGGGCTGGCCGAGGCGATGTCGGGCACGCTGACGGCCGAGAACACCCCCGGCGGCGGCCTGACGATGGTCCTGAGCCTGCCACAGGCGGGCGTCAACATCGACATGGAATCCAACCCCCGGCAGGAGGAGTCATGA
- a CDS encoding spermidine synthase — translation MDSFVAPSEHDPGILSVCVGRTVQSSIDMDDPTHLVDDYTKHLSSLVDEAAPPRQPLRVLHLGAGGLALARYVAATRPGSYQQAVDIDPDLVAKVRAQAPLPKGVKVKIRIGDARDQLRAAPGDCYDIIIVDVFSGAHVPAHLTTVEFLREVARVLRPSGHFAANICDGKNPVFSRGVAAAVAEVFDDRAVLLEPGILNGRRFGNVLLFGSNTKLPIPGIRRRAAGANFPYRVLHGKEYLNYHLGTPATTDATATPSPPPPDGLFGNG, via the coding sequence ATGGACAGTTTCGTCGCCCCCAGCGAACACGACCCCGGCATCCTGTCGGTGTGCGTCGGCCGCACGGTGCAGTCGAGCATCGACATGGATGACCCGACGCATCTCGTCGACGACTACACCAAGCACCTGTCCAGCCTCGTGGACGAGGCGGCGCCGCCCCGGCAGCCGCTGCGGGTGCTGCACCTGGGTGCCGGTGGCCTGGCGCTGGCCCGCTACGTGGCCGCGACCCGGCCGGGTTCCTACCAGCAGGCCGTGGACATCGACCCCGACCTCGTCGCGAAGGTGCGCGCCCAGGCGCCGCTTCCCAAGGGCGTCAAGGTGAAGATCCGCATCGGCGACGCCCGCGACCAGCTGCGGGCCGCACCCGGCGACTGCTACGACATCATCATCGTCGACGTCTTCTCCGGGGCACACGTCCCCGCGCATTTGACCACAGTGGAGTTCCTGCGCGAGGTGGCGCGGGTGCTGCGCCCCTCAGGACACTTCGCGGCCAACATCTGCGACGGCAAGAACCCCGTGTTCAGCCGGGGAGTGGCCGCCGCGGTCGCCGAGGTCTTCGACGACCGGGCGGTCCTGCTGGAACCCGGAATCCTGAATGGACGCCGGTTCGGCAACGTGCTCCTGTTCGGCAGCAACACGAAGCTGCCGATCCCGGGGATCCGGCGCCGCGCCGCGGGCGCGAACTTCCCGTACCGGGTGTTGCACGGCAAGGAATACCTCAACTACCACCTGGGGACACCGGCCACAACGGACGCCACCGCGACCCCGTCGCCGCCACCGCCCGACGGACTGTTCGGCAACGGTTAG
- the orn gene encoding oligoribonuclease, with product MSERLVWIDCEMTGLDLQRDALIEIAVLVTDAELRVLDEGLDIVIHTEQSVLDGMVDVVKEMHGSSGLTQEVAAATTTVAEAEKRVLEYVRGHVPQPGTAPLCGNSIATDRGFLARDMPALNNHLHYRMIDVSSVKELTRRWYPRVYFAQPPKCMAHRALADIKESIRELEYYRRAVFVPQPGPDVDEATAIAEGL from the coding sequence GTGAGTGAACGTTTGGTGTGGATCGACTGTGAAATGACCGGGCTGGATCTTCAGCGGGACGCGCTGATCGAGATCGCGGTGCTCGTCACCGATGCCGAACTGAGGGTGCTGGACGAGGGGCTCGACATCGTCATCCACACCGAACAGTCCGTCCTGGACGGGATGGTGGACGTCGTCAAGGAGATGCACGGCTCCTCCGGGCTGACCCAGGAGGTGGCCGCCGCGACCACGACCGTCGCCGAGGCGGAGAAGCGGGTGCTGGAGTACGTGCGCGGCCACGTGCCGCAGCCGGGGACGGCGCCGCTGTGCGGCAACTCCATCGCCACCGACCGCGGCTTCCTGGCCCGCGACATGCCCGCCCTCAACAACCACCTGCACTACCGGATGATCGACGTCTCCTCGGTCAAGGAGCTGACCCGGCGCTGGTACCCGAGGGTGTACTTCGCCCAGCCGCCCAAGTGCATGGCGCACCGGGCGCTGGCCGACATCAAGGAGAGCATCCGGGAGCTGGAGTACTACCGGCGCGCCGTGTTCGTGCCGCAGCCGGGCCCCGACGTCGACGAGGCCACCGCGATCGCCGAGGGTCTCTAG